The nucleotide sequence gtattgtgtgaagtggcgattgtaagacaactctttatccctttcttattcagtacatgggatgtgtaaagattacccctattGCGACATGCctataatgcggttatgcctctaagtcgtgctccgacatgtgggagatatagccacatcgcgGGTGTTACAATAGTATTATACTTGTAGCCTTGTTATCACGATAATATTGAGTGCCGAACCAACAAGAATACACACACACACGAGAACGcgtgcgcgcgcgagagagagagagagagagagagagagagagataatttGTTATGAATGGGAGGCATGTGGAAGCAAATCAACTGTACAGAACGCTCAACATGAAAAATCAGCTCAACACCACTATTTCCTAAAACAACAAGATTCTACAAGACCATGCTACAACATAATCATAGCCCTTTGGCATGCTCCAGCTTGTACAAGTGAAGTATGCAAGTTTCTTGCACGACAAAATTATTAATCNNNNNNNNNNNNNNNNNNNNNNNNNNNNNNNNNNNNNNNNNNNNNNNNNNNNNNNNNNNNNNNNNNNNNNNNNNNNNNNNNNNNNNNNNNNNNNNNNNNNNNNNNNNNNNNNNNNNNNNNNNNNNNNNNNNNNNNNNNNNNNNNNNNNNNNNNNNNNNNNNNNNNNNNNNNNNNNNNNNNNNNNNNNNNNNNNNNNNNNNNNNNNNNNNNNNNNNNNNNNNNNNNNNNNNNNNNNNNNNNNNNNNNNNNNNNNNNNNNNNNNNNNNNNNNNNNNNNNNNNNNNNNNNNNNNNNNNNNNNNNNNNNNNNNNNNNNNNNNNNNNNNNNNNNNNNNNNNNNNNNNNNNNNNNNNNNNNNNNNNNNNNNNNNNNNNNNNNNNNNNNNNNNNNNNNNNNNNNNNNNNNNNNNNNNNNNNNNNNNNNNNNNNNNNNNNNNNNNNNNNNNNNNNNNNNNNNNNNNNNNNNNNNNNNNNNNNNNNNNNNNNNNNNNNNNNNNNNNNNNNNNNNNNNNNNNNNNNNNNNNNNNNNNNNNNNNNNNNNNNNNNNNNNNNNNNNNNNNNNNNNNNNNNNNNNNNNNNNNNNNNNNNNNNNNNNNNNNNNNNNNNNNNNNNNNNNNNNNNNNNNNNNNNNNNNNNNNNNNNNNNNNNNNNNNNNNNNNNNNNNNNNTATTACATAGTGTGAATGTGAAAAAAATGTAGCTCTTATTCACCGTTCGGAATCCATTTTTGTTGTTTTATCATGCAAAACATTATTTAGGTTGTATATGGCTTATTGAGATAGTTAGCAAACTGAGAGGGTTTCCTCCAAAGTTGTTTGAGAATATTTGATCTACAAATCATGAATCACATTTGATCTACAAATCCACCAAAATCTAAGTGTCAAATTTGGGAATTTGAAGCTTCCTTTCTTGTTGGCTTACACCTGGTACCTAATTCATCTTTATGGTGGAAGATTACTCCCCCTATGCTCATGATTTTTGTCTACAGGAGTTTTCCATAGATGATAGAATCATAGAACACACTGTATAAGAGTGCCATTTTAAATTATTGGATATTATTTTTAAATGTGAAAATGTACTTTATTCTAGGAAAAATTGTGAGTGTTTTTGAATTTCACCAACTTTATTAaagttcatgaacattttctaaatttaaagggaaaatattttttaaatatttttcaattcatgaacatcttaaaattcatgaatattataaaattttatgaacattttcaaattATAAATTATTtctaaaattaatgaacattttatATAATTATAAACATTTATAAAGCTCATTAAATTTTTAGTAATGTTTAATAAATTTTTAAAACTCATGATCAATTTCAAATATCTTGATTTTTTATGCATGACACAATTCTTTTAATCTTTAAATAGGCGAATTTTTTAAATATTtcccaaaataaaaaaaggaataaaaaaccTGGACATAATGGGCGCTTACTGAAGAAAAACGGCTGAAACTGGAGATAGTTCTGGCCCACGTAGTACAACTCTTTGTTCCCACCGAAGAAAACCCAAGATGGTGAGTGAGggcttttggaggccgagctccacggAGCTCGATTTCAAAATACGAATTTCCACATCATGAAAAAAAATTCGAAATTTTGTATATAATTTCACACATATGTGCAAAAATTCAGAACGAAATACTTTCACACGTAGCGTAtagaaaaaagacaaaaaaaacgtATTTCTAAAATGGGCCGATATTTTGTATCGTCGGGCCGAAATTTCGTTTTTTTGTACAGCTTACAAATCgcaaaaaaatcaaataatttttACACAAGTTCGTGCGGAAATCATATAAGTTACcgtggaatttttttgaaactttgaAATATGACTTTTGATCTTTTAAAAATACCGAGCTCCCTGAAGGTCAGCCTCCGTTGGCATTTTCCGCAAGATGGCGCCCTTCATGCAGCGCGTTTTAGCTCCTGTATTCTGTGCGTTGAGGGGGGAATAAGAGGACTCAAGAACCAATAGCATACTGGCTGGGTATAGCAGTATCTGTTTAATCCAACATTATGTTCAGGCTTGTAGGTCTCGACGAAAAATTTATACAGTGTTTGCGATTGTGCCGTGACGGTACGGTAACAGTGCAAGTGCGACACATATCAACTCTCATGCACTCCATCATAGTAACTGGTGAAGAACGTGCACACTACAGGAAAAACCTTACAGTTCCAGTACCAGCAAGGCTGGCGAAGGTCaaaatgtagtactccctccgtccaaaaaagtTTGTCCCAagtcggacggagggagtagttgagaaAGGCTTTGCCGAGTGTTTTCGTGGTGGCATCGTGTGTATGTTGCATACCAAAGCAAGTGTTCACGGGAATCATTCGGGGAACACTAATCCATCCCATCTGCTAAAACTACACCATCACATACCAAAGCCAGTGTTGCACGAGAATCATTCGGGAAACACTGAATACAAACTGATCTATATCTCATAGGTGATCCCGACCTTGAGCAGCTGGTCCTTGGGAATGGAGAGTGCTTTGTGGCTCTCGCTGAGGTTCTTCCTCAAGAAGGTGTACACGTAGTTGACCACAACCCTCTTCAACGCCGACGACCCtggcgccgccgccacctctgcCTCGCCCATCAGGTACACCACCCCACGCTCCACCTCTGCATCAATGaacctcttctcctcctccgcaaCCGCCACCTGCGCTACCCGCCGAGCAtcgttgtcgtcgttgttgttgttgttgttgttgttgttgttgttgttggtgtgcTGGCAGGAGAAGGCCGCCTCATCGTGGATGAACAGCTTGAGGCCCTCGATGAGGAACGCCGAGAACTCCTTGGTGCCCTCAATATGGTCGGTGTAACCATACCGCGCCACGCAACGGAACATGCGGTGCTCGGCAGGGCCGACCCTGCGGAAGATGAAGCGCTCGGGCGGCGCCACCCGCGGGATGGGGAGGTTCTTGATGGACATGAAGACGAAGACCTCGTGCACCGATGGGATCTTGTCAACCAGGCATGGGAACACGGGAGGGATGCCCTGGACGAGCTCCGAGTAGAGCAGGCCCACGCCAGGCACCCTCCGCACGTTGCGGCGGGCCAGGAGCGCCGTGAGCTCGGCCGCCGGCACCACACGGTCGAGCTCGTACCAGTAGCGTTTGACATAGACGTAGTGCCAGGTGGCCATGAGCGCCATGAGCACCAAGGAGAAGCAGAACGGAAGGTACCCTCCCTCGACGAACTTGGAGAGGATGGACGACAGGTAGAGGAACTCGGCGAGCCCGAAGATGACGTAGAAGGCCACGACGAAGGCGATGTTCTTCTTCCATATGAGCAGCATCACCACCGTCATGAGGTGTGTCGTGATGGAGAAGACAGTCACGACGCATATCCCGTAGGCGTTCCCGATGTTGGTGGTGGTCTGGAAGGCGAGGGTGACGACGATGCTGGCGGCACCGATGAGGAAGTTCACCTCCGGGATGTACACCTGCCCCGAGTACTTCTTGGAGGTGTGCACCACCCTCACCCTCGGGAAGCAGCCCAGCGAGAGCGCCTTGGACAGGATGGCAAACGCGCCAGACAGCATGGCCTGGCTGGCGATGATGGCCGCCATGATTGCCACGATGAACGTCGGCCAAAACATCGCCGCTGAAAATTAGTTACAACAATTGTTCTTTTCAGTTTGAGTTCGATATTGTTGCAGCTGTAAAGAAAGGTTGTACTGCCTACCTGGGATAGATTTGTAGAAGGTGTCGCCGACGTCTTGCGGGAATTTGCGCAGGTAGGATGCCTGACCCATGTAGCACAGCGCGACGGAGGGGAAGAGGATGAAGGTGAAGCTCAGCTGCAACAGGCCAGAAAATCAGGAAAAACTCGGTCGTGCTCCTGTATGTGAGTGTCTGCGTTTGTACTGTATTTTTTTTCCATATCTTTTTAGAAAAGAACTGCTGGAACGGAACCGAACCTGAATGGCCCTTATGTTGAAATGGCCAAGGTCAGCAAACATGGCCTCTGTGCCTGTGATGCAGAGGACGACGCCCCCGAGCGAGACCCACGCCTCCTTGCCGTTCCTCCTGAAGTAGTCTACTATGTACTTGGGGTTGAAGGCCCTGAGGACGGTCACGTCGTGGGCGGCGAGGTTGTACACCCCGATGCCGGCGATGAAGATGAACCACACCGAGATGATGGGCGCGAAGGAGTACCCGACCTTGTCCGTCCCGAAGCGTTGCACCGAGAAGAGCAGGAAGAGGATGGCCACCGAGATCCACACCACTTCCGCTGTTTTTACAACAAACGAAAATTACAAGAGTTAATTCCAATCTCAATGAAAATTATGGGCAACTTTGGTTCGCTATTCTTGGGAATTTCAGTACACGTACTGATGTATGTACTATGTATGTACGATTGTGAACAAGATGCCATTTATAAAACATACATTGGGTTAAGTTGGGTGCTTTCTCCCTGATCCCGCTCACCGCAGAGAGCACTGCAAAACATATCCATCGACATCAGATTAGCATTCAAATCAACAACAAACCTACTCATGTTCAATGTATATGTGTACCGGAGATTGCGGGCGTGAGGGTGCCGTCGCCCATGACCATGGAGGTGCCgaggatggtgatggtgaagagCGCGATCTTGGCGGCCTTGCTGGACTCAAGCCTCTGCTTCACCCACTGCGCCCTCCGCATCTGCGAGTTGGGCTCCTTGATGCTGTAGTTGGACACGGACGCGTCCTCGGCCTGCTGGTTCGGGATCATTCGTATCTTGGCGTACCTCGAGATCAACGAGTAGAGAGCGAACGTGCCTCCTAAGTTGCACCCAGCCAGCACCGGTCAATGTCATGTCATGCCGGCGGCTGGCCCATGAACGGACACAAGATGGGTAGTGAGCTCACCGTCGCCGTTGTCGTTGGCGTAGAGGACGATGAAGATATACTTGAGCATGGGCAGGAGGACGAGGGTGTAGATGATGAGTGAAAGGACGCCGAGGAGGTCGTCCGGGTGCCGGATGCCGTCCGGGAAGGTGCTCGAGTACACGTACAGCGGCGACGTCCCCACGTCGCCGTACACCACGCCGATGCTCTGGAACGCCAGCTGCAACGTCTGCCAACAGCTATCCTGCATGCGCCGCCCACATACAGTCAGTCACAGACAGCAGCCGGCCGTGGCACTAGTTAAGTTAAGGTGCTGACCCCGGAGCCATGGTGATTGTCGTCGGAAACCTTCTCGGCGTCCCCGTAGAGCGAGTCACGGGGCACCCTCGTTTCCGCACCCGCCGCGCCCTCAGCTTGGACCGACATAATACCGTCTTCGATCGACAGGTTTTACACTGATTTACTTATCTTGGATCCAGGTGGACGGTCGTCAAACTATACACAATCGAAACGATGAACAACGACGACAACGGGCACGACCAATAAACTCGTGGAAAATCGAGAGACAATGACAAACAGTGAAGAGATGGAAGAAATGGAGAGGGATAGTCATATATACCGGGCAACGAAGGACCCAAAGCAGACACGACGGCGACCCGATCTTCCTCACGCCCGGCGGCCGGAGAGCAGCAGACGACGATTCCTTTGCCTGCCGCGCCTCTGCCGGCTTATATACACGCAGCCAAACGCCATGGACGCGACGGCCAACCCGGCCTGTGAAAGGCGTGGTCTGAACACGTAGGTTGGTAGTGAGGAGAAGAAGCAGAACCAGGCAAGCCCTGCCTCAGCTGCCCGCGTCTGCACGGCTCCAGCGCACTAGCTCGTCGTTAGCGCACACAAAGTTTTCCGGCCGTTTGGCGGGCTTGCCGTGTTTGGCGTTCTCGCGTCCGTTGCTTCCTGTTTCTTCCGTTCTCGCGTTGGGTTTTTTCTGTTTTGGACGCGGTGGTGTAACTCATCTTCAGGCCAGCAAGCAAGGAACCGGACATGCCCACGGGATCGGAAAGATACCCTGCGACTCTTTCTTCGACGGATCCTACCACGTACGTACGCACGATCATCTTGGCAGCATTCTTTTTAACCATCTTGGCCGTAGCCCGTAGGTTTGTTTGTACAAGGAGCAATTTCAGcatggcctctctctttttttatctCCTCTTTTCACACAGGTAAGATGGTAAAAGTTACCCcaaatgataacgcccacacgtgtggcatgtttgcacatcgcccacacgccttgaTCCACGTTGATTCTATTTTGCACGAATCCTAAGGAAATATGTTAGAATCTGAGTGGCACGTGGGCATCATCGTGTGTGTGGGCGTTCGAGAGTTCACCCACACGCCCCGCAGCACGCGGTTTGCTAGCTGCCCTGTGTATAGGCGAACTAGTTTCTAcccacacagccaccacctagtccacaccaaggttttggttaccgaatgaggtAATTTTACCGAGGGGGGCTGGTAAatgtggttaccacggttaccgagaaataccgaGAATATTTCGAGCGAATTTTATAGTTGAATTATGAAGTCAAATAAGTGAATGAACAAATATTCAAACCAGAGACCTGTCAAAACAGGAACTAAGTTGCTACCAACACGCCAGAACTTAACGCCAGGATTTCAAATATagaaattatttaaaaaatgagCTTATGTTTTAAATatataaatatttttatttgggaAAGTTGAAATAATTTCCATGAATTCGGTTGCAATGGAGAGAGAAGAGACAGATGCATGCATGTGTGATAGAAGAGAGAGTGGTTTGTCACATCCATGCCTATCAGTAAGAACAATGGTGGTGGGCCATAACTGTATGAAACCCGGTATTCATTTTGTCTACCCAAAAGGAGAAATAATAGATGTGTATGAGTCGGATCTTAAAGCAGCATACAAATGGTTGGATTGTTTCCGGTAGCTACCGTTAACGCACAAAAAGAGTTTGCGCACATAGTATACAATAGAAGGCACGTATGTGACATGGTATCACGTCATACCCGGCGATACAAGCAACGTGTGCATTGTGATATATCATCATAGACTAACGTTATGCCTATCCGTGTGATTTCTTTTTTAGGGGTGATTCTAATTTAGGTTGTCGAAGCAAAACCCACTATCACTTTGTTATTTGAAGAGGTGGATAGGGCACAATAATTCTCGGAGATCTGGTAACATTTATCCCAAGCTAACTGATATTTCAATTTTTCATTATGCATGACCGAATTATTTCTTGCCAGCCAAGGGTTGCAACATGAATTTGTCAGTCCAGGAAGCTAGGTTATCTTCTTGATGTTCTTACCAAGGTGtggtacatacatatatacttggCTGACAAGAAACACCAGTACGCCCACCCTTCATTGTGGCGAGGCACAGGAACATACCTTTATAGCCATCTTGTTTCATATCGGACATTATATTGTGTGAATGCTGCGCGATAGCTCACGGGCGCGATGCGATTTGCACCACACGATACGTAGCATGCAGTTTGTGATCCCTTGTAATGCATGCATGTGCAGTGATCATTGCATGCCAGGCCTATGGAGGGCACGTTTGCTCCCTAGTCCAGTCCTACCGTATagtcccttcgttccaaattacggAATGTTAGTTTTTGGTAGGAAGCCTTTGACAAACAGTTGGACTATTATGATGTAAATTTTGTGATACAAATCATTGCCACAAATTATTTGAAAAATACGAATCTAATAACATCAACTTCATGTCACCTAAAATACCCAAGCCTCTATATCTGGGGAGGTTTTTGCCCCCACGTCTCGCCACTTGGCCGATGGAGACTGGGAGGCCTATCAATTGTTGACACGTGCATTTGTTTGGGAGGCTACGGGGTAGAAAACGCGTGTCGCCGTAGGCCTTCGATCAAAATTTTCTTAACTGATTCACATTTTCCCGTGTGCACTTAGGGTGTCTTTAGCATTTCGGTTCAGATAATTGTTTGTTAATATACTAAGGTCCTGTTCTGAAACTGCCCAGCTTTTCAAAAACTTCCTAGATTCAACTTCTCGCATAGCTTCTCGCTTCAGGTGGCGATTTGGAAAGCGTTCAGCAACGCAGCTTCATTTTCTATCGTCAACCAAGAGGCTGCCAGCCCATTTAGCGGGATTAGCAGGCCAGGTTCGGGGCCCAAAAGGAATAGGCAACGTGAGAGAGAGCGAGTTCGGGAAAGAAAACGAACCGGTACGCTCAAACTCACTTGGCGGTGGCAACCTTGTGGTAATTAGCTTCAACTCGAACTTCTGGGTATCCACGGATCTGGAAAAGGCCAGCTTCCTCAACTCCACCTTTTTTACACTAGGGCACCTCGCCAGCTTCTCGATTCTAGCTTCCCGGAGCGCTAGCGTTCGGATGAGCTTCACGCGTGGAGTTGAAGAAGTTAGGAGCTGGAGCGTTGTCGAACAGGACCTAAACCTGACTAGGTTTCTTTTACCTTGTTAATATACTAAACCTGACTAGGTTTCTTTTACCCtgttttttttgacttttttctaTCAGTGAAAAACCAGCCAATTGGGTCACGCTAAGTTGTTTACTCGGGGATATGGCTAGGTACACTTTGGGGTGGCTCTAGCAATTTCACACTGGATGTGAGACATTCCTCTTGCCGGCACATGGGCTACATGGTTGACTACATTTTTTCTGTCTGCTTC is from Triticum aestivum cultivar Chinese Spring chromosome 3A, IWGSC CS RefSeq v2.1, whole genome shotgun sequence and encodes:
- the LOC123059336 gene encoding potassium transporter 19-like, translating into MSVQAEGAAGAETRVPRDSLYGDAEKVSDDNHHGSGDSCWQTLQLAFQSIGVVYGDVGTSPLYVYSSTFPDGIRHPDDLLGVLSLIIYTLVLLPMLKYIFIVLYANDNGDGGTFALYSLISRYAKIRMIPNQQAEDASVSNYSIKEPNSQMRRAQWVKQRLESSKAAKIALFTITILGTSMVMGDGTLTPAISVLSAVSGIREKAPNLTQSEVVWISVAILFLLFSVQRFGTDKVGYSFAPIISVWFIFIAGIGVYNLAAHDVTVLRAFNPKYIVDYFRRNGKEAWVSLGGVVLCITGTEAMFADLGHFNIRAIQLSFTFILFPSVALCYMGQASYLRKFPQDVGDTFYKSIPAAMFWPTFIVAIMAAIIASQAMLSGAFAILSKALSLGCFPRVRVVHTSKKYSGQVYIPEVNFLIGAASIVVTLAFQTTTNIGNAYGICVVTVFSITTHLMTVVMLLIWKKNIAFVVAFYVIFGLAEFLYLSSILSKFVEGGYLPFCFSLVLMALMATWHYVYVKRYWYELDRVVPAAELTALLARRNVRRVPGVGLLYSELVQGIPPVFPCLVDKIPSVHEVFVFMSIKNLPIPRVAPPERFIFRRVGPAEHRMFRCVARYGYTDHIEGTKEFSAFLIEGLKLFIHDEAAFSCQHTNNNNNNNNNNNNDDNDARRVAQVAVAEEEKRFIDAEVERGVVYLMGEAEVAAAPGSSALKRVVVNYVYTFLRKNLSESHKALSIPKDQLLKVGITYEI